From Elephas maximus indicus isolate mEleMax1 chromosome 25, mEleMax1 primary haplotype, whole genome shotgun sequence, the proteins below share one genomic window:
- the GID8 gene encoding glucose-induced degradation protein 8 homolog → MSYAEKPDEITKDEWMEKLNNLHIQRADMNRLIMNYLVTEGFKEAAEKFRMESGIEPSVDLETLDERIKIREMILKGQIQEAIALINSLHPELLDTNRYLYFHLQQQHLIELIRQRETEAALEFAQTQLAEQGEESRECLTEMERTLALLAFDSPEESPFGDLLNMMQRQKVWSEVNQAVLDYENRESTPKLAKLLKLLLWAQNELDQKKVKYPKMTDLSKGVIEEPK, encoded by the exons ATGAGTTATGCAGAAAAACCTGATGAAATTACAAAAGATGAGtggatggaaaaactcaataactTACATATTCAGCGAGCAGACATGAATCGGCTCATCATGAACTACCTCGTCACAG aGGGTTTTAAGGAAGCAGCGGAAAAGTTTCGAATGGAGTCTGGGATTGAACCTAGCGTGGATCTCGAGACACTTGACGAACGAATCAAAATCCGAGAGATGATCCTGAAAGGCCAAATCCAGGAGGCAATCGCGCTGATCAACAGCCTCCACCCGGAGCTCCTAGACACAAACCGGTACCTGTACTTTCACCTGCAG cagcagcatctgATTGAGCTGATCCGGCAGCGGGAGACGGAGGCAGCACTGGAGTTTGCCCAGACACAGCTGGCGGAGCAGGGCGAGGAGAGCCGGGAGTGCCTGACGGAGATGGAGCGCACCCTGGCCCTGCTGGCCTTTGACAGCCCCGAGGAGTCGCCCTTTGGGGACCTCCTCAACATGATGCAGCGGCAGAAG GTGTGGAGTGAAGTTAACCAAGCCGTCCTAGATTATGAGAATCGTGAGTCGACACCCAAGCTGGCAAAATTACTGAAACTACTACTTTGGGCTCAGAATGAACTGGACCAGAAGAAAGTGAAATACCCTAAAATGACCGACCTCAGCAAGGGCGTGATCGAGGAGCCCAAGTAG